The following proteins are co-located in the Polymorphospora rubra genome:
- a CDS encoding MarR family winged helix-turn-helix transcriptional regulator yields MGENPTDLGWELSTAIVLFHEAIARRLGLNAAEHKALGMIIRAGPLPTGALAPLLGVGASAVTGIVDRLERAGYVRREPDPADRRRILVAADPTRAPDLTDIFADLGREMGAFMSRYDEREMAAVVDYVTNTIRVLKTRTARLAEKD; encoded by the coding sequence ATGGGCGAGAATCCGACAGACCTCGGCTGGGAACTGAGCACGGCGATCGTGCTGTTCCACGAGGCGATCGCGCGGCGCCTCGGGCTGAACGCCGCCGAACACAAGGCACTCGGCATGATCATCCGCGCCGGTCCCCTGCCGACCGGCGCGCTGGCGCCCCTGCTCGGCGTCGGGGCCAGTGCCGTCACCGGGATCGTCGACCGGCTGGAGCGGGCCGGATACGTGCGCCGCGAGCCCGATCCCGCCGACCGGCGCCGGATCCTCGTCGCCGCGGATCCGACCCGGGCCCCCGACCTGACCGACATCTTCGCCGACCTCGGCCGGGAGATGGGCGCCTTCATGAGCCGGTACGACGAACGCGAGATGGCCGCGGTGGTCGACTACGTCACCAACACCATCAGGGTGCTCAAGACCCGGACCGCCCGGCTCGCCGAGAAGGACTGA
- a CDS encoding ubiquitin-activating E1 FCCH domain-containing protein, whose translation MEERTTGNARRRALTAIGLAGLAVAGSQAVATAAQARPGRRLTLTGTTESVADLRGTAGTADGDQIHLLGYHAGTPGVGGGVLYWDADATEPDNGGTVFAVTGVATGRWKRPYATRIDLAWFGWTGTGTGNDSPKVQAAIGALPAGGTIEAGPGKVRLEDTIQVVGVPIVFAGAGVSDNDEYSTQYIVATGADDGFHLSGVRGGGMRDLQVRGSGLTGGNFIMTSRNGTDGNYMLTFANVRFKDGYNGITLRGANTVRFVNCVWNGFNGQQVILLNGVNNDSRADPVEFVQCGIAAGSANENTDNLVIDGLGGSIKFIATAILFGRHGIWLKNTPGASIPKFLYFEGGGFENAHGVPVLLEAGAQAQFTNVYISADNEHDNVRIGPGFTGSATFSNSVIRGCGRNGLDIASTRITVTGCLIGNNGRTAHPTFARTVTGAANNGSGKVRITTGAAHGWESGDRISIQGVTGTTEANGKWAIEVVDEDTFDLPAVAFANGYAGGGTAYRHGAGINIRDTASRVVIVGNAIGALADGINRQDYGIVNAAADVLISDNDLNGNTVGPYQLTGTPTAQTRITGNKGVEQIDGWLTARVAGPVTDGLFDFGNLLYLDSQRIRVVRVTRVVGAGTCNVRLDADGASAGGTAVAATTAVSTTSLVTPFTVDGIGGPRRLQARVLGASGVTDLEVQFGYQLVS comes from the coding sequence ATGGAAGAGAGGACCACCGGCAACGCGCGCCGCCGCGCCCTGACCGCGATCGGGCTGGCCGGGCTGGCGGTGGCCGGCTCGCAGGCCGTCGCCACCGCCGCGCAGGCCCGCCCCGGCCGCCGACTCACCCTCACCGGCACCACCGAGAGCGTCGCCGACCTGCGCGGCACCGCCGGCACCGCCGACGGCGACCAGATCCACCTGCTCGGCTACCACGCCGGCACACCCGGCGTCGGCGGCGGCGTCCTCTACTGGGACGCCGACGCGACCGAGCCCGACAACGGCGGCACCGTCTTCGCCGTCACCGGTGTCGCCACCGGCCGCTGGAAGCGCCCGTACGCGACCCGGATCGACCTGGCCTGGTTCGGCTGGACCGGCACCGGCACCGGGAACGACTCGCCCAAGGTGCAGGCCGCGATCGGCGCGCTGCCGGCCGGCGGCACCATCGAGGCCGGCCCCGGCAAGGTACGCCTCGAGGACACCATCCAGGTCGTCGGTGTGCCGATCGTCTTCGCCGGTGCCGGAGTCAGCGACAACGACGAGTACTCCACCCAGTACATCGTCGCCACCGGCGCCGACGACGGGTTCCACCTGTCCGGCGTACGCGGCGGCGGGATGCGCGACCTCCAGGTGCGCGGTTCCGGCCTGACCGGCGGCAACTTCATCATGACCAGCCGCAACGGCACCGACGGCAACTACATGCTGACCTTCGCGAACGTCCGGTTCAAGGACGGCTACAACGGCATCACCCTGCGCGGCGCCAACACCGTCCGGTTCGTCAACTGCGTCTGGAACGGCTTCAACGGCCAGCAGGTCATCCTGCTCAACGGCGTCAACAACGACTCGCGGGCCGACCCGGTCGAGTTCGTCCAATGTGGTATCGCCGCCGGCAGCGCCAACGAGAACACCGACAACCTGGTCATCGACGGCCTCGGCGGCTCCATCAAGTTCATCGCGACGGCGATCCTCTTCGGCCGCCACGGCATCTGGCTGAAGAACACCCCGGGCGCGTCGATCCCCAAGTTCCTCTACTTCGAGGGCGGCGGCTTCGAGAACGCCCACGGCGTACCCGTCCTGCTGGAGGCCGGCGCCCAGGCCCAGTTCACCAACGTCTACATCTCGGCCGACAACGAGCACGACAACGTCCGCATCGGCCCCGGCTTCACCGGCAGCGCCACCTTCAGCAACAGCGTCATCCGCGGCTGCGGCCGCAACGGCCTGGACATCGCCTCCACCCGGATCACCGTCACCGGCTGCCTCATCGGCAACAACGGCCGGACCGCCCACCCGACGTTCGCCCGTACGGTCACCGGCGCGGCGAACAACGGTAGCGGCAAGGTACGGATCACCACCGGCGCCGCGCACGGCTGGGAGAGCGGCGACCGGATCTCCATCCAGGGCGTGACCGGCACCACCGAGGCGAACGGGAAATGGGCGATCGAGGTCGTCGACGAGGACACCTTCGACCTGCCCGCCGTCGCCTTCGCGAACGGGTACGCCGGCGGCGGCACCGCCTACCGCCACGGTGCCGGCATCAACATCCGCGACACCGCCAGCCGGGTCGTCATCGTCGGCAATGCCATCGGCGCGCTGGCCGACGGCATCAACCGCCAGGATTACGGCATCGTCAACGCCGCCGCCGACGTGCTGATCAGCGACAACGACCTGAACGGCAACACCGTCGGCCCGTACCAGCTCACCGGCACCCCGACCGCACAGACGCGGATCACCGGCAACAAGGGCGTCGAGCAGATCGACGGCTGGTTGACCGCGCGGGTCGCCGGTCCGGTGACCGACGGCCTGTTCGACTTCGGCAACCTGCTCTATCTCGACTCGCAGCGGATCCGGGTGGTCCGGGTGACCCGGGTCGTCGGCGCCGGCACCTGCAACGTACGGCTCGACGCCGACGGCGCGAGCGCGGGCGGCACCGCCGTCGCGGCCACCACCGCCGTGTCGACGACCAGCCTCGTCACCCCGTTCACGGTGGACGGGATCGGCGGCCCGCGCCGGCTGCAGGCCCGGGTCCTCGGCGCGTCGGGCGTGACGGACCTCGAGGTCCAGTTCGGCTACCAGCTGGTGAGCTGA
- a CDS encoding carbohydrate ABC transporter permease — protein MVTDTKPRPKRSSPLLPGVARQRRRRTVNGAPVPNVAVRGVKGILLFLCCAVVLLPFVAVVSTSLADQEQITAAGGYVLWPTNPSFDAYAAIFRGGVVTRATLVSIGITLVGSALSVAVVALLAYSLSRPGTWGHRPILIMVLLTMLFNAGMIPNYLLIKELGLIDSYWALILPGLTSAFQVIIMRAFFMEVPKEIVDAARIDGASELQILTRIMLPLSKAVIAVIGLFNAVAYWSAFFNAVLYINSTEKWPLQLVLRTYVVDNTQIGTDLPGEVVPPQQSLQMAILVVSLIPICMVYPFLQRHFAKGVVIGAVKG, from the coding sequence ATGGTGACCGACACCAAACCCCGCCCGAAACGGTCCTCGCCGCTGCTGCCCGGGGTGGCCCGGCAGCGACGCCGGCGTACGGTCAACGGCGCCCCGGTGCCGAACGTCGCCGTACGGGGTGTCAAGGGCATCTTGCTCTTCCTGTGCTGTGCGGTGGTGCTGCTCCCGTTCGTCGCCGTCGTCTCGACGTCGCTCGCCGACCAGGAGCAGATCACCGCCGCCGGCGGGTACGTGCTGTGGCCGACCAATCCGTCCTTCGACGCGTACGCGGCGATCTTCCGCGGCGGGGTGGTGACCCGGGCGACGCTGGTCTCGATCGGGATCACCCTGGTCGGCTCGGCGCTGTCGGTCGCGGTCGTGGCGCTGCTGGCGTACTCGCTGTCGCGGCCCGGCACCTGGGGACACCGGCCGATCCTGATCATGGTGCTGCTGACCATGCTGTTCAACGCCGGAATGATCCCGAACTACCTGCTGATCAAGGAACTCGGGCTGATCGACTCGTACTGGGCGCTGATCCTGCCCGGACTCACCTCCGCGTTCCAGGTCATCATCATGCGGGCCTTCTTCATGGAGGTTCCCAAGGAGATCGTCGACGCCGCCCGGATCGACGGCGCCAGCGAACTGCAGATCCTCACCCGGATCATGCTCCCGCTGTCCAAGGCGGTGATCGCGGTCATCGGCCTGTTCAACGCGGTCGCCTACTGGAGTGCGTTCTTCAACGCCGTCCTCTACATCAACTCCACCGAGAAGTGGCCGCTGCAACTGGTGCTGCGCACGTACGTCGTCGACAACACCCAGATCGGCACCGACCTGCCCGGCGAGGTCGTGCCACCGCAGCAGTCGCTGCAGATGGCGATCCTGGTCGTCTCGCTGATCCCGATCTGCATGGTCTACCCGTTCCTCCAACGGCACTTCGCCAAGGGCGTCGTCATCGGCGCCGTCAAGGGCTGA
- a CDS encoding ABC transporter permease yields MASPASAGKRASGWQRFKRDRFLLLLALPGVALVLLFQYVPMLGNVIAFKDYQPYLTITESPWVGFANFEVIFNGDPAFLNALRNTLIISFLQIAVVFPIPIALALLLNSLLSEKIKRVVQSILYLPHFMSWVIVVALFQHMLGNAGIYNNWARQHDFPQLNLIGDPDLFFALITSQAVWKDAGWGTIIFLAAISRVDLELFEAVAVDGGGRLRQLWHVTLPAIRSVVVLLLILKLGDVLTVGFEQIVLQQNQVGLETSEVLDTYVYNYGIVGGNWGVSAAVGLVKGLVGAILVLGANKVAHLFGERGIYSKW; encoded by the coding sequence ATGGCGTCACCCGCATCGGCCGGGAAACGCGCGTCCGGCTGGCAGCGCTTCAAGCGGGACCGTTTCCTGCTGCTGCTCGCGCTGCCCGGCGTCGCCCTGGTGCTGCTGTTCCAGTACGTGCCGATGCTCGGCAACGTCATCGCGTTCAAGGACTACCAGCCGTACCTGACGATCACGGAGTCACCGTGGGTCGGGTTCGCCAACTTCGAGGTCATCTTCAACGGTGACCCGGCGTTCCTCAACGCACTCAGGAACACCCTGATCATCTCGTTCCTGCAGATCGCCGTGGTGTTCCCGATCCCGATCGCGCTCGCCCTGCTGCTCAACAGCCTGCTCAGCGAGAAGATCAAACGGGTCGTGCAGTCGATCCTCTACCTGCCGCACTTCATGTCCTGGGTCATCGTCGTCGCACTGTTCCAGCACATGCTGGGCAACGCCGGCATCTACAACAACTGGGCCCGCCAGCACGACTTCCCGCAGTTGAACCTCATCGGCGACCCCGACCTGTTCTTCGCCCTGATCACCTCGCAGGCGGTCTGGAAGGACGCCGGCTGGGGCACGATCATCTTCCTGGCCGCGATCTCCCGGGTGGACCTGGAACTGTTCGAGGCGGTCGCGGTCGACGGCGGCGGCCGGCTGCGCCAGCTCTGGCACGTCACCCTGCCCGCGATCCGGTCGGTGGTCGTGCTACTGCTCATCCTCAAGCTCGGCGACGTGCTCACCGTCGGCTTCGAACAGATCGTGCTGCAACAGAACCAGGTCGGCCTGGAGACCTCGGAAGTGCTCGACACGTACGTCTACAACTACGGCATCGTCGGCGGGAACTGGGGCGTGTCGGCCGCCGTGGGGCTGGTCAAGGGGCTGGTCGGAGCGATCCTCGTGCTGGGCGCGAACAAGGTGGCGCACCTGTTCGGGGAGAGAGGGATCTATTCCAAATGGTGA
- a CDS encoding extracellular solute-binding protein: protein MMHDRASLSRRRFLTLAGGTAIAAAGAGVLSACGSSPAPTTPDGAGSAALPDYIPSELVRPDLPPTAEGVMAGYYQYPRQLVDAFGTKPGEGLGDVSILTNMFNPVPPALGGNQFWQELNNRVGANLDITMTPSADYLNKLSTTVASGDLPDIMLISARLARRADVLTRLCADLSELIGGSNSANFPFLANIPRDSWLSTAYGGGIYAIPISRAIVGTIMFARTDLIAQRGLNAAPGSYAEFVALAQGLTDARNNRWAFGSAKQVIAYVGNMLRVPNVWREEGGKFTSEMETPERREAVARVAEMYKAGLFHPDAIGGRLQLRDLLGNGTIALNAEGYAAWDILADTHKVQFGGIPTPGYDGGTPVHRSGTPSFALTAFRKTDKARLEKLLRICDWLAAPLGTSEYMFRKFGVEGRHWNWQDGVPVRTDAGNVEVKLPLEYVSDSPHILGPTDRARVDAQRAYQEKVIPNLLRNPSEGLVSETSVAKSGELTKIIDTVELDIVSGRKPISAWDEAVAQWKTAGGDQIRAEYEAALAEQK from the coding sequence ATGATGCACGACAGAGCGAGCCTGAGCCGCCGCCGGTTCCTGACACTCGCCGGCGGCACCGCGATCGCGGCGGCCGGCGCCGGCGTCCTGTCCGCCTGCGGCAGTTCCCCCGCCCCGACCACCCCGGACGGCGCCGGAAGCGCGGCGCTGCCCGACTACATCCCGTCCGAACTGGTCCGGCCGGACCTGCCGCCGACCGCCGAGGGGGTGATGGCCGGCTACTACCAGTACCCCCGGCAGCTCGTCGACGCGTTCGGCACCAAGCCCGGCGAGGGGCTCGGCGACGTCAGCATCCTCACCAACATGTTCAACCCGGTGCCGCCGGCCCTGGGCGGCAACCAGTTCTGGCAGGAGCTGAACAACCGGGTCGGGGCCAACCTCGACATCACGATGACCCCGTCGGCCGACTACCTCAACAAGCTCTCCACCACCGTCGCCAGCGGCGACCTGCCCGACATCATGCTCATCTCGGCCCGGCTGGCCCGGCGCGCCGACGTACTCACCCGGCTCTGCGCCGACCTGTCGGAGCTGATCGGCGGCTCGAACTCCGCGAACTTCCCGTTCCTGGCCAACATCCCCCGCGACTCGTGGCTGTCGACGGCGTACGGCGGCGGCATCTACGCCATCCCGATCTCCCGGGCGATCGTCGGGACGATCATGTTCGCCCGGACCGACCTGATCGCCCAGCGCGGCCTGAACGCCGCCCCGGGCAGCTACGCCGAATTCGTCGCGCTGGCGCAGGGGCTGACCGACGCGCGGAACAACCGGTGGGCGTTCGGCTCCGCCAAGCAGGTCATCGCCTACGTCGGCAACATGCTGCGGGTGCCGAACGTCTGGCGCGAGGAGGGCGGCAAGTTCACCTCCGAGATGGAGACCCCGGAACGTAGGGAGGCGGTCGCCCGGGTCGCCGAGATGTACAAGGCCGGGCTGTTCCACCCGGACGCGATCGGCGGCCGGCTGCAACTGCGCGACCTGCTCGGCAACGGCACCATCGCACTGAACGCCGAGGGGTACGCCGCCTGGGACATCCTGGCCGACACCCACAAGGTCCAGTTCGGCGGCATCCCCACCCCCGGCTACGACGGCGGCACGCCCGTACACCGCTCCGGCACCCCGTCGTTCGCGCTGACCGCCTTCCGGAAGACCGACAAGGCGCGGCTGGAGAAGCTGCTGCGGATCTGCGACTGGCTGGCCGCCCCGCTCGGCACCAGCGAGTACATGTTCCGCAAGTTCGGCGTCGAGGGCCGGCACTGGAACTGGCAGGACGGCGTCCCGGTCCGCACCGACGCCGGCAACGTCGAGGTCAAGCTGCCGCTGGAGTACGTCAGCGACTCACCGCACATCCTCGGCCCCACCGACCGGGCCCGGGTCGACGCGCAGCGGGCGTACCAGGAGAAGGTCATTCCGAACCTGCTCCGCAACCCGTCCGAGGGCCTCGTCTCGGAGACGTCGGTCGCCAAGTCCGGCGAACTCACGAAGATCATCGACACGGTCGAGCTGGACATCGTCTCCGGCCGCAAGCCGATCAGCGCCTGGGACGAGGCGGTCGCGCAGTGGAAGACGGCCGGCGGTGACCAGATCCGCGCCGAGTACGAGGCGGCCCTGGCCGAGCAGAAGTAG